A genomic region of Alligator mississippiensis isolate rAllMis1 chromosome 6, rAllMis1, whole genome shotgun sequence contains the following coding sequences:
- the ZNF503 gene encoding zinc finger protein 503 yields the protein MITAPALSAPRSKCGGGGGRDVGSSLGGGAGLAWQDGHAGNTGSGGGSTKPFFHPVPPSDPLRQANRLPIKVLKMLTARTGHILHPEYLQPLPSTPVSPIELDAKKSPLALLAQTCSQIGKPDPSPSSKLSSVTSNGSGGDKDSKSGPLKLSDIGVEDKSSFKPYSKPGAEKKESGAGGCAGASSGGVSGGEKSGFRVPSATCQPFTPRTGSPTSSASACSPGLLPAEAKAGEDKKDAEGCGKGGVAGAEGGPGAGGIGHGRISVSCAGINVEVAQHQDSAPGAKPLPADPAASCSSTAATSSASASASVLGSGLVAPVSPYKPGQTVFPLPPAGMSYPGALAGAYAGYPPQFLPHGVALDPTKSGSLVGAQLAAAGSLGCSKPAGSSPLAGASPPSVMTASLCRDPYCLSYHCASHLAGAAGASCAHDPALKSGYPLVYPTHPLHGVHSSLAGATPPSLAGHPLYPYGFMLPNDPQPHICNWVSANGPCDKRFATSEELLSHLRTHTAFPGTDKLLSSYPSSSSLASAAAAAMACHMHIPTTGAPGSPGTLALRSPHHALGLSSRYHPYSKSPLPTPGAPVPVPAATGPYYSPYALYGQRLTTASALGYQ from the exons ATGATCACAGCGCCCGCGCTTTCTGCTCCGAGAAGTAagtgcggcggcggcggcggcagagACGTCGGGAGCAGCctgggcggcggcgcggggctcGCCTGGCAGGACGGACACGCTGGGAATAcaggcagcggcggcggcagcaccAAGCCCTTCTTCCACCCCGTCCCGCCGTCCGACCCGCTGCGCCAGGCCAACCGCCTGCCCATCAAGGTCCTCAAAATGCTCACGGCTCGGACCGGCCACATCCTGCACCCCGAgtacctgcagcccctgccctctaCCCCCGTCAGCCCCATCGAG CTGGACGCCAAGAAGAGcccgctggccctgctggctcagaCCTGCTCCCAGATCGGGAAGCCGGACCCGTCCCCCTCCTCCAAGCTCTCCTCGGTCACGTCCAATGGCTCCGGCGGGGACAAGGACTCCAAGTCGGGCCCGCTGAAGCTCAGCGACATTGGCGTGGAGGACAAGTCCAGCTTCAAGCCCTACTCCAAGCCGGGCGCCGAGAAGAAGGAGTCGGGCGCGGGGGGCTGCGCGGGCGCCTCCTCCGGGGGCGTCTCGGGCGGGGAGAAATCGGGATTCCGGGTGCCGAGCGCCACCTGCCAGCCGTTCACGCCAAGGACAGGCAGCCCCACCTCCAGCGCCTCCGCCTGCTCGCCCGGGCTGCTGCCGGCCGAGGCCAAGGCGGGCGAGGACAAGAAGGACGCCGAGGGCTGCGGCAAGGGCGGCGTGGCCGGCGCGGAGGGCGGCCCGGGCGCCGGCGGCATCGGCCACGGCCGGATTAGCGTGAGCTGCGCCGGGATTAACGTGGAGGTGGCCCAGCACCAGGACAGCGCGCCGGGCGCCAAGCCGCTGCCCGCGGACCCCGCCGCCTCCTGCAGCAGCACGGCCGCCACCtcctccgcctccgcctccgcctccgTGCTGGGCTCCGGCCTGGTGGCGCCGGTGTCGCCCTACAAGCCGGGCCAGACCGTGTTCCCGCTGCCGCCGGCGGGCATGAGCTACCCGGGCGCGCTGGCAGGGGCATACGCCGGCTACCCGCCTCAGTTCCTGCCGCACGGCGTGGCCCTGGACCCCACTAAGTCGGGCAGCCTGGTGGGCGCGCAGCTGGCGGCGGCcggcagcctgggctgcagcaagcCGGCCGGCTCCAGCCCCCTGGCCGGCGCCTCGCCGCCCTCCGTCATGACGGCCAGCCTGTGCAGAGACCCGTACTGCCTGAGCTACCACTGCGCCAGCCACCTGGCTGGCGCCGCCGGCGCCTCGTGCGCCCACGACCCGGCGCTCAAGTCCGGATACCCGCTGGTCTACCCCACGCACCCCTTGCACGGCGTGCACTCCTCGCTGGCGGGCGCCACGCCGCCCTCGCTGGCCGGCCACCCGCTCTACCCCTACGGCTTCATGCTCCCCAACGACCCGCAGCCGCACATCTGCAACTGGGTGTCGGCCAACGGACCGTGCGACAAGCGCTTCGCCACGTCGGAGGAGCTGCTCAGCCACTTGCGGACCCACACTGCCTTCCCGGGCACCGACAAACTGCTCTCCAGCTACCCCAGCTCCTCGTCGCTGGCCAGCGCGGCCGCCGCCGCCATGGCGTGCCACATGCACATCCCCACCACGGGGGCgcccggcagcccgggcacgctggccCTGCGCAGCCCGCACCACGCGCTGGGACTCAGCAGTCGCTACCACCCCTACTCCAagagccccttgcccaccccggGCGCCCCCGTGCCGGTGCCCGCGGCCACGGGACCCTACTACTCCCCCTACGCACTGTACGGCCAGAGACTCACCACAGCCTCCGCTCTGGGCTACCAGTGA